A genomic window from Streptomyces sp. WMMC940 includes:
- a CDS encoding amino acid adenylation domain-containing protein, which produces MTRSSMRADAHGAGHPETVRMVRARVERTPAAIALRTAGAQVEYAELWERAVETAGRLTRLGVPVGGVVALSLPSGPEAVVAMLGTWLAGAAFLPIDAAAPVERRDELVRRSRAAALLDAASWPHPRRVDPPPPEQGPEARFATTGPAYVIYTSGSTGAPKGVLVGHTALGGHVAAAADLFGLSEHDTVLQFASLGFDVAQEEIWPTLAAGGTLAFHGGGLPDAAALADLASGLGVTILQLPTAYWRMLCAELDGASGSAFAGVRTVVIGGENAAADDVRTHRRTPLAHTTLINGYGPTESVVTATALVLPPEVPVPGTGGLPIGAPVGDRVLHVLGEDGSPVAPGQSGELWVGGALLAEGYLHDSERTAERFVPDASSGDPEARVYRTGDIVVRRADGHLEFLGRADNQVKIRGHRVELDEVDGHLLATPGVAAAAAFTLDDGSGGQALAAALTGSAGTPDPEAVRTSLRQRVPAYLVPGRIVVLDRMPLTTSGKIDRRAAARAAASLADVTDRTDVTARALNDPEQREAPGDVSADTVAALLRVLLQNDRLGPDDDFLVLGGDSLMAMRVCARMRALGVPMRPADLLGGRTARAAFAAASGRTAPVVTPSEEPAGPLDLLPAQQRWLYDGELPERDHFCLNALFTVDPGPEAAARLARIAEALQRRHPALRTVLRPDGTAALAEPDGAAVVRQVDLTGVPGSGTRDRLEAELAAAQRSMSLTEGRVFQLLHAELGDGTARLLLTVHHFVLDGVSMGLLVDDLEALLTGGAGQPPVIGPRAVGEAMRSWAASPEARADASRWTERTRGFAPLRPEWDGDDRLPTLSTHRFRLPAEATRLVTHVLPNRGVAPHDFVLGSLVGGLADWTGDSVFGVDVYAHSRDVSVGDLDLSRTVGYVQSTFPAVLRWEGSGIAALERALAPLGELPERRFGFDALRFDSPVPGEREALSACPRPTVRLNFRGHLLRLERRNPGAALRPAGESFGAHRSPLQRERYLLMVEGDIVDGELETSIKYSTGRWSQERIGDLATAVEGVMRTALADTGDAPTGGVR; this is translated from the coding sequence ATGACCAGGTCCAGCATGCGAGCCGACGCCCATGGCGCCGGGCACCCGGAGACGGTCCGGATGGTCCGCGCCCGCGTCGAGCGGACACCGGCCGCGATCGCCCTGCGGACGGCCGGCGCACAGGTCGAATACGCCGAACTGTGGGAGCGGGCCGTCGAGACGGCCGGCCGGCTGACCCGCCTGGGAGTGCCCGTGGGGGGTGTCGTCGCCCTGTCGTTGCCCTCGGGACCGGAAGCGGTGGTCGCGATGCTCGGGACTTGGCTCGCCGGCGCCGCGTTCCTGCCGATCGACGCGGCGGCCCCGGTGGAACGCCGCGACGAACTGGTGCGCCGCTCCCGCGCCGCCGCCCTGCTCGATGCCGCGTCCTGGCCCCACCCGCGCCGCGTGGACCCGCCGCCCCCGGAGCAGGGGCCGGAGGCGCGGTTCGCCACCACCGGCCCCGCCTACGTCATCTACACCTCCGGTTCCACCGGAGCTCCCAAAGGCGTGCTGGTTGGCCACACCGCCCTCGGCGGGCATGTCGCCGCCGCCGCCGACCTCTTCGGGCTGAGCGAGCACGACACGGTGCTCCAGTTCGCCAGCCTCGGGTTCGACGTGGCCCAGGAGGAGATCTGGCCCACCCTCGCCGCGGGTGGCACCCTCGCTTTCCATGGCGGGGGCCTCCCCGACGCCGCAGCTCTCGCGGACCTCGCTTCCGGCCTTGGCGTGACGATCCTCCAGCTCCCGACCGCCTACTGGCGGATGCTCTGCGCCGAACTCGACGGAGCCTCCGGATCCGCGTTCGCCGGGGTGCGCACCGTCGTCATCGGCGGGGAGAACGCCGCCGCCGACGACGTCCGCACGCACCGGCGTACCCCTCTCGCGCACACCACCCTGATCAACGGATACGGCCCGACGGAGTCGGTCGTCACCGCGACCGCGCTCGTCCTGCCGCCCGAGGTGCCGGTGCCCGGCACCGGCGGACTGCCCATCGGAGCCCCCGTCGGCGATCGGGTGCTGCACGTCCTCGGCGAGGACGGCTCCCCGGTCGCGCCCGGGCAGAGCGGTGAACTCTGGGTGGGCGGTGCCCTCCTGGCCGAGGGGTATCTCCATGACTCGGAGCGGACGGCGGAGCGGTTCGTGCCGGACGCCTCCTCGGGCGACCCCGAGGCCCGCGTGTACCGCACCGGGGACATCGTGGTGCGACGTGCAGACGGACACCTCGAGTTCCTCGGCCGCGCCGACAACCAGGTGAAGATACGCGGACACCGCGTCGAACTCGACGAGGTGGACGGGCATCTGCTCGCCACCCCCGGGGTGGCGGCCGCAGCCGCCTTCACTCTGGACGACGGGTCCGGCGGGCAGGCACTGGCGGCCGCGCTGACCGGCAGCGCCGGGACGCCGGACCCGGAGGCGGTCCGTACGAGTCTGCGGCAACGCGTGCCCGCGTATCTGGTCCCCGGACGGATCGTCGTGCTCGACCGGATGCCGCTCACCACCTCGGGGAAGATCGACCGACGTGCCGCCGCACGTGCCGCCGCCTCGCTCGCCGACGTCACGGACCGCACGGACGTCACTGCCCGGGCCCTCAACGACCCGGAGCAGCGGGAGGCCCCCGGAGATGTCTCCGCGGACACGGTCGCCGCGCTGTTGCGCGTGCTCCTCCAGAACGACCGGCTCGGCCCCGACGACGACTTCCTTGTGCTCGGCGGGGACTCCCTGATGGCCATGCGGGTCTGCGCGCGGATGCGGGCGCTGGGCGTTCCCATGCGTCCGGCCGACCTCCTCGGCGGCCGTACCGCCCGCGCTGCCTTCGCCGCGGCGTCCGGGCGCACCGCGCCGGTCGTGACGCCGTCGGAAGAGCCCGCAGGGCCGCTCGACCTCCTGCCTGCCCAGCAACGGTGGCTGTACGACGGCGAACTGCCCGAACGGGACCACTTCTGCCTCAACGCGCTGTTTACCGTCGACCCCGGCCCGGAGGCGGCCGCACGGCTGGCGCGGATCGCGGAAGCACTCCAGCGGCGCCACCCGGCCCTGCGCACCGTGCTGCGCCCGGACGGCACGGCGGCCCTCGCCGAACCCGACGGGGCGGCGGTCGTCCGGCAGGTCGACCTCACCGGCGTCCCCGGGAGCGGGACCAGAGACCGGCTGGAGGCGGAACTCGCCGCCGCGCAGCGGTCGATGTCGCTCACCGAGGGGCGGGTGTTCCAGCTCCTCCACGCAGAGCTGGGCGACGGCACCGCCCGACTGCTGCTCACCGTCCATCACTTCGTCCTCGACGGGGTGTCGATGGGCCTGCTTGTCGACGATCTCGAAGCGCTGCTCACCGGCGGCGCCGGGCAGCCGCCCGTGATCGGTCCCCGCGCCGTCGGCGAGGCGATGCGCTCATGGGCAGCCTCCCCGGAGGCCCGCGCGGACGCCTCCCGGTGGACCGAACGCACGCGCGGCTTCGCACCGCTGCGCCCCGAATGGGACGGCGACGACCGCCTGCCCACGCTGAGCACCCACCGCTTCCGCCTCCCCGCGGAGGCGACCCGGCTCGTCACCCACGTCCTTCCGAACCGGGGCGTCGCCCCGCACGACTTCGTGCTCGGCTCCCTCGTCGGCGGCCTGGCGGACTGGACCGGGGACTCGGTGTTCGGCGTCGACGTGTACGCGCACAGCCGGGACGTCTCCGTCGGCGACCTCGACCTCTCCCGCACCGTCGGCTATGTGCAGAGCACCTTTCCCGCCGTACTGCGCTGGGAGGGAAGCGGCATCGCCGCGCTGGAAAGGGCCCTCGCCCCCCTCGGTGAACTACCCGAGCGCCGCTTCGGCTTCGACGCCCTCCGGTTCGATTCGCCCGTCCCGGGCGAACGGGAGGCCCTGAGCGCCTGCCCGCGCCCCACCGTCCGGCTGAACTTCCGGGGACACCTGCTGCGGCTGGAGCGGCGGAACCCGGGCGCCGCCCTCCGGCCCGCCGGCGAGAGCTTCGGAGCGCACCGCTCCCCGCTCCAGCGGGAGCGCTATCTGCTGATGGTGGAAGGGGACATCGTGGACGGAGAGCTGGAAACGAGCATCAAGTACTCCACCGGCCGCTGGAGCCAGGAACGGATCGGGGACCTCGCCACCGCCGTCGAGGGGGTCATGCGGACGGCTCTGGCCGACACCGGTGACGCCCCGACCGGAGGCGTCCGATGA
- a CDS encoding nucleotide sugar dehydrogenase, with translation MDPGNTTYGFHNTPKVVGGLTAECGARAAEFYGRLTERVHVTRSPREAEAAKILENTYRQVNLALVNEFAQICHRLDVDVWDTIEAASTKPFGFTPFRPGAGVGGHCIPVDPLYMVHRAVQAGAPFRMAEQAQRINESMPVWVASRAREMLTTAGTAVREARILLLGVTYKPDVADTRHSPAEPLATELLGAGAEVVFHDPYVDAFRARGRQLTSSRDVRADLAGADLTVVVQRHRIYGRELLGTARLLLDPSGPATGTEADRT, from the coding sequence GTGGATCCGGGGAACACCACCTACGGATTCCACAACACGCCGAAGGTGGTCGGTGGGCTGACAGCCGAGTGCGGGGCGCGGGCGGCCGAGTTCTACGGCCGGCTGACGGAGCGCGTCCATGTCACCCGTTCGCCCCGCGAGGCCGAGGCGGCGAAGATCCTGGAGAACACGTACCGCCAGGTGAACCTCGCGCTGGTCAACGAGTTCGCGCAGATCTGCCACCGGCTGGACGTCGATGTGTGGGACACCATCGAGGCCGCGTCGACCAAGCCCTTCGGCTTCACGCCCTTCCGGCCCGGAGCGGGTGTCGGCGGGCACTGCATCCCGGTCGACCCGTTGTACATGGTCCACCGGGCAGTCCAGGCGGGCGCACCGTTCCGGATGGCCGAACAGGCGCAGCGGATCAACGAGTCGATGCCCGTGTGGGTCGCCTCCCGCGCCCGCGAGATGCTCACCACGGCCGGTACCGCCGTGCGGGAGGCGCGGATCCTGCTCCTCGGCGTCACGTACAAGCCCGACGTGGCGGACACCCGCCACTCGCCCGCCGAACCGCTGGCCACCGAACTCCTGGGCGCCGGTGCCGAGGTCGTCTTCCACGATCCCTATGTGGACGCGTTCCGCGCCCGCGGCCGGCAGCTCACCTCCAGCCGTGACGTCCGCGCCGATCTCGCCGGGGCGGACCTGACCGTGGTGGTGCAGCGCCACCGTATATACGGCCGGGAACTGCTCGGTACGGCGCGGCTTCTCCTCGACCCCAGCGGGCCCGCCACCGGGACGGAGGCCGACCGGACATGA
- a CDS encoding helix-turn-helix transcriptional regulator, which translates to MGENAESNDARRRIYGLISRNPGWTLEEMAAEVGCSRAEAEEMCDELGLLGLLTPASASPSGYVTVTPEVALTRLFSAEERQTTAHLQLVSRIRTAISTLVCDLPLLSEERREVVDVQTLPTPAVVNAFLEQAGSAARVRMRSMHPGGPPPEELIDEMLLRDKEMEGRGIRVDALYPRRTAEVPYMAAYLADAVRPGREARIAEYLPLRMILFDDDRAVLPVNPADSSEGAYAIHGRSLVASLHALYDYCWRNAAPSPSVLARAGEHVTLDGQDLVVVRMLADGVKDEAIARHLGISSRTLSRTISALMERLGVQTRFQAALRIAELGLMD; encoded by the coding sequence ATGGGGGAGAACGCGGAGAGCAATGACGCGCGCAGAAGAATCTATGGACTCATCTCCAGGAACCCCGGCTGGACCCTGGAGGAGATGGCGGCGGAGGTCGGGTGCTCACGCGCCGAGGCCGAGGAGATGTGTGACGAACTCGGTCTGCTGGGGCTGTTGACACCCGCCTCCGCCTCGCCCAGCGGCTATGTGACGGTGACTCCGGAAGTCGCTCTGACCCGACTCTTCTCGGCCGAGGAGCGGCAGACCACGGCGCACCTCCAACTGGTCTCGCGGATCCGCACGGCCATTTCGACCCTGGTGTGCGACCTCCCGCTGCTGTCGGAGGAACGGCGGGAGGTCGTCGACGTGCAGACGCTGCCGACGCCTGCGGTGGTGAACGCGTTTCTGGAACAGGCGGGCAGCGCCGCGCGGGTCCGTATGCGGTCGATGCACCCCGGCGGGCCGCCGCCGGAGGAGCTGATTGACGAGATGCTGCTGCGGGACAAGGAGATGGAGGGCCGCGGCATCCGGGTGGACGCGCTCTATCCGCGTCGCACGGCGGAGGTGCCGTACATGGCGGCCTATCTGGCGGACGCGGTGCGACCGGGGCGGGAGGCGCGGATCGCCGAGTACCTGCCCCTGCGCATGATCCTGTTCGACGACGACCGGGCGGTGCTGCCGGTCAATCCAGCGGACAGCAGCGAGGGTGCCTACGCGATCCACGGCAGATCGCTGGTGGCTTCCCTGCACGCGCTCTACGACTACTGCTGGCGGAACGCCGCGCCCTCGCCGTCCGTGCTCGCCCGGGCCGGCGAACACGTGACCCTCGACGGGCAGGATCTGGTCGTGGTGCGGATGCTCGCCGACGGGGTCAAGGACGAGGCGATCGCTCGCCATCTCGGGATCTCGTCGCGGACCCTCAGCAGAACGATCTCGGCGCTCATGGAGCGGCTGGGAGTCCAGACGCGTTTTCAGGCGGCCTTACGTATAGCCGAGTTAGGTCTCATGGACTGA
- a CDS encoding ISL3 family transposase yields the protein MKDVNELVQTVFSGLSPLVIEDVVDEDERIMVRARTPRDTAVCPVCGASSERVHGYHWRTVADVPVDERRVVVRVRVRRLVCPTRGCRHTFREQVPGVLDRYQRRTVRLTRQVKAVVKELAGRAGTRLLAILAVSLSRHTALRTLLRIPLPVGRVPRVIGVDDFALRRRHRYATVIINAETHERIDVLPDRTADTLETWLLDHPGVEVVCRDGSATYAEAIRRALPDAVQVADRWHLWHNLCEAALSEVKAHSTCWAAVLDAPIYDGPRAQTTLERWHQVHGLLDQGVGLLECARRLQLALNTVKRYARADRPERMLRVPKCRASLVDPYREHLRRRRAEDPGIPVKHLYEEIKALGFTGCLNLLHKYINQGRADADRSHISPRRLARMLLTRPDNLKAEQHELLAKLTAAWREMTQLAAHIRDFAPLLTPRTDNADALTRWATQVRDADLPHLHAFTRGLERDRDAVNAALTLPYSNGPTEGVNTKTKRIARQMHGRAGFTLLRHRILLG from the coding sequence GTGAAGGATGTCAACGAGCTCGTGCAGACGGTGTTCTCGGGCCTGTCGCCGCTGGTCATCGAGGATGTGGTCGACGAAGACGAGCGGATCATGGTGCGGGCACGGACTCCGCGGGACACTGCGGTCTGCCCGGTGTGCGGGGCTTCGTCGGAACGCGTGCACGGCTATCACTGGCGGACAGTGGCCGACGTGCCGGTCGATGAACGACGGGTGGTGGTCCGTGTGCGGGTGCGGCGCCTGGTGTGTCCCACGCGCGGCTGCCGCCACACCTTCCGCGAGCAGGTGCCCGGAGTGCTGGACCGATATCAGCGGCGAACCGTCCGCCTGACCAGGCAAGTCAAGGCCGTGGTCAAGGAGTTAGCGGGCCGGGCCGGGACGCGTTTGCTGGCGATACTCGCGGTGAGCCTGTCGCGTCACACGGCTCTGCGCACGCTGCTGCGGATCCCGCTGCCCGTCGGGCGGGTGCCCCGTGTGATCGGCGTCGACGACTTCGCTCTGCGCCGGCGTCACCGCTACGCCACCGTGATCATCAACGCCGAGACCCATGAGCGGATCGACGTGCTGCCCGACCGCACGGCCGACACGCTCGAGACGTGGCTGCTCGACCATCCAGGCGTCGAGGTCGTGTGCCGCGACGGCTCCGCCACCTACGCCGAGGCCATCCGCCGCGCCCTGCCCGACGCGGTCCAAGTCGCCGACCGGTGGCATCTGTGGCACAACCTGTGCGAAGCAGCCCTGAGCGAGGTCAAAGCGCACAGCACCTGCTGGGCCGCCGTACTGGACGCGCCCATCTACGACGGGCCCCGCGCCCAGACCACCCTCGAACGCTGGCACCAGGTCCACGGCCTGCTCGACCAGGGCGTGGGCCTGCTCGAGTGCGCCCGCCGCCTGCAACTGGCCCTGAACACCGTCAAACGCTACGCCCGCGCCGACCGGCCCGAGCGCATGCTCCGCGTCCCCAAGTGCCGTGCCAGCCTGGTCGATCCCTACCGCGAGCACCTGCGCAGACGCCGAGCCGAAGACCCCGGCATCCCCGTCAAGCACCTCTACGAAGAGATCAAAGCCCTCGGCTTCACGGGCTGCCTGAACCTCCTGCACAAGTACATCAACCAAGGCCGTGCGGACGCCGACCGCAGCCATATCTCCCCGCGCCGGCTCGCCCGCATGCTGCTGACCAGGCCCGACAACCTCAAGGCCGAACAACACGAGCTCCTGGCCAAGCTCACCGCCGCCTGGCGCGAGATGACCCAACTGGCTGCACACATAAGGGACTTCGCCCCGCTCCTTACACCTCGCACCGACAATGCCGACGCGCTCACGCGCTGGGCCACCCAGGTCCGCGACGCCGACCTGCCCCACCTGCATGCCTTCACACGGGGGCTGGAACGAGACCGCGACGCCGTCAACGCCGCACTCACGCTTCCGTACAGCAACGGCCCCACCGAGGGTGTCAACACCAAGACCAAGCGGATCGCACGCCAGATGCACGGACGAGCAGGCTTCACCCTGCTTCGCCACCGCATCCTCCTCGGATAG
- a CDS encoding GlxA family transcriptional regulator, with protein MHTIAVLALDQVIPFDLSTPIEVFARTRLPDGRPGYQLRVCAERDEIDAGAFTLRAPWNLEGLKNADTIVVPGIADPTAPLPPAVRDALRSAAAAGTRIASLCVGTFPLAATGLLDGLRVTTHWRAADLLAALHPDVTVDADVLYVDNGQFLTSAGAAAGMDLCLHMIRRDYGSAVAADAARLSVMPLEREGGQAQFIVYDHALPPQGSELETLLAWLRENLARDLTLGDIAAQCGTSTRTLIRRFRTQTGTTPLQWLHRARIRQAQHLLETTEHSVERIGHQVGFGSPTTFRDRFKRTTGVSPQTYRRTFS; from the coding sequence ATGCACACCATCGCCGTCCTTGCGCTGGACCAGGTGATCCCGTTCGACTTGTCCACGCCCATCGAGGTCTTTGCTCGGACCCGCCTGCCCGACGGGCGGCCCGGCTACCAGCTGCGGGTCTGCGCAGAACGCGACGAGATCGACGCCGGCGCCTTCACCCTGCGCGCGCCGTGGAACCTGGAGGGTTTGAAGAACGCGGATACGATCGTCGTGCCGGGAATCGCCGACCCCACGGCCCCGCTCCCTCCTGCCGTACGCGATGCTCTGAGGTCGGCCGCCGCGGCCGGGACGCGGATCGCCTCGCTGTGCGTGGGCACGTTTCCCCTCGCGGCCACCGGTCTCCTCGACGGGCTGCGCGTTACGACCCATTGGCGTGCGGCAGACCTACTGGCCGCCCTGCACCCGGACGTCACCGTCGACGCGGACGTCCTCTATGTCGACAACGGCCAGTTCCTCACCTCGGCAGGCGCTGCCGCCGGCATGGACCTGTGCCTGCACATGATCCGTCGTGACTACGGCTCGGCCGTCGCCGCCGATGCCGCCCGTCTTTCCGTGATGCCTCTCGAACGCGAAGGCGGACAGGCTCAGTTCATCGTCTACGACCATGCCCTCCCCCCGCAGGGGTCCGAGTTGGAGACGCTGCTGGCCTGGCTGCGGGAGAACCTCGCCCGCGACCTCACCCTGGGCGACATCGCCGCGCAGTGCGGAACCAGCACCCGCACCCTGATCCGACGCTTTCGCACCCAGACCGGCACCACCCCGCTCCAGTGGCTCCACCGAGCCCGCATCCGCCAGGCACAGCACCTGCTGGAGACCACCGAGCACTCCGTCGAGCGCATCGGCCACCAGGTCGGATTCGGCTCGCCCACCACCTTCCGCGACCGCTTCAAGCGCACCACCGGCGTCAGCCCGCAAACCTACCGGCGCACCTTCAGCTGA
- a CDS encoding DJ-1/PfpI family protein, with translation MHVQISLFDGFDPLDVIAPYEVLYAGGTASEGAVSVELASAEGPREVISGTGGLVLRATAALDPERADMILVPGASGRVGEPGEVPEEEAGTGEWKQSEFIPVLLGRTLTTELPALLKRAMDAPDVIVATVCGGSLVLAMAGLLEERHATTHHMGLDMLDATGAHAVRARVVDDGDLITGAGVTSGLDLGLHLLEREVGPRIAHAVEELFAYERRGTVWRATGPTPATF, from the coding sequence ATGCACGTCCAGATCAGCCTGTTCGACGGCTTCGACCCGCTCGATGTCATCGCCCCCTACGAGGTGCTGTACGCCGGTGGCACAGCCTCGGAGGGCGCAGTGAGCGTGGAACTGGCCTCCGCGGAGGGGCCTCGCGAGGTGATCAGCGGTACCGGGGGGCTGGTACTGCGCGCCACTGCCGCACTCGACCCGGAACGTGCGGACATGATCCTGGTGCCCGGAGCCTCCGGCCGCGTCGGCGAACCCGGCGAGGTCCCGGAGGAGGAAGCGGGGACCGGGGAGTGGAAGCAGAGCGAGTTCATCCCCGTGCTGCTCGGCCGCACGCTGACCACCGAGCTGCCCGCGCTCCTGAAGCGGGCGATGGACGCCCCGGACGTGATCGTCGCCACCGTCTGCGGCGGCTCGCTCGTCCTGGCCATGGCCGGCTTGCTGGAGGAGCGACACGCCACCACGCACCACATGGGCCTGGACATGCTGGACGCCACCGGAGCACACGCGGTACGCGCCCGTGTCGTCGACGACGGCGACCTGATCACCGGCGCCGGCGTCACATCCGGACTCGACCTCGGCCTGCACCTGCTGGAACGCGAGGTCGGCCCACGCATCGCGCACGCCGTCGAGGAACTCTTCGCCTACGAGCGACGCGGCACCGTCTGGCGCGCCACGGGCCCCACTCCCGCCACCTTCTGA